One Streptomyces sp. NBC_00554 DNA segment encodes these proteins:
- the glnA gene encoding type I glutamate--ammonia ligase: protein MFQNADEVKKFIKDEDVKFVDVRFCDLPGVMQHFTIPAEAFDPTEELAFDGSSIRGFQAIHESDMALRADLSTSRVDPFRRDKTVNINFFIHDPITGEQYSRDPRNVAKKAEAYLASTGIADTAYFGPEAEFYVFDSVRFDTKSNEAFYHIDSEAGAWNTGAVEDNRGYKVRYKGGYFPTPPVDHFADLRAEISLELAKSGLQVERQHHEVGTAGQAEINYKFNTLLAAADDLQLFKYIVKNVAWRNNKTATFMPKPIFGDNGSGMHIHSSLWAGGQPLFYDEAGYAGLSDTARFYIGGILKHAPSLLAFTNPTVNSYHRLVPGFEAPVNLVYSQRNRSAAMRIPITGSNPKAKRVEFRAPDSSGNPYLAFSALLLAGLDGIKNKIEPAEPIDKDLYELAPEEHAGVAQVPTSLPAVLDRLEADHEFLLAGNVFTPDLIETWIDFKRTNEIAPLQLRPHPHEFELYYDV, encoded by the coding sequence ATGTTCCAGAACGCCGACGAGGTCAAGAAGTTCATCAAGGACGAAGACGTCAAGTTCGTCGACGTCCGCTTCTGCGACCTGCCGGGTGTGATGCAGCACTTCACCATTCCGGCAGAGGCCTTCGACCCGACCGAGGAACTGGCCTTCGACGGCTCCTCCATCCGCGGCTTCCAGGCCATCCACGAGTCCGACATGGCGCTCCGCGCCGACCTGTCCACCTCGCGCGTCGACCCGTTCCGCCGCGACAAGACGGTCAACATCAACTTCTTCATCCACGACCCGATCACGGGCGAGCAGTACTCCCGTGACCCGCGCAACGTGGCGAAGAAGGCGGAGGCGTACCTCGCGTCGACCGGCATCGCCGACACCGCGTACTTCGGCCCCGAGGCCGAGTTCTACGTCTTCGACAGCGTGCGCTTCGACACCAAGTCGAACGAGGCCTTCTACCACATCGACTCCGAGGCGGGCGCCTGGAACACCGGTGCGGTCGAGGACAACCGCGGCTACAAGGTCCGCTACAAGGGCGGGTACTTCCCGACCCCGCCGGTCGACCACTTCGCCGACCTCCGTGCCGAGATCTCCCTGGAGCTGGCCAAGTCCGGCCTCCAGGTCGAGCGCCAGCACCACGAGGTGGGCACCGCGGGCCAGGCCGAGATCAACTACAAGTTCAACACGCTGCTCGCCGCGGCCGACGACCTCCAGCTCTTCAAGTACATCGTGAAGAACGTCGCCTGGCGCAACAACAAGACCGCGACCTTCATGCCGAAGCCGATCTTCGGTGACAACGGCTCGGGCATGCACATCCACTCCTCGCTGTGGGCCGGCGGCCAGCCGCTCTTCTACGACGAGGCCGGTTACGCGGGCCTCTCGGACACCGCCCGCTTCTACATCGGCGGCATCCTCAAGCACGCCCCGTCGCTGCTCGCCTTCACCAACCCGACGGTGAACTCCTACCACCGCCTGGTCCCCGGCTTCGAGGCCCCGGTCAACCTGGTGTACTCGCAGCGCAACCGCTCCGCGGCCATGCGTATCCCGATCACCGGCTCGAACCCGAAGGCCAAGCGCGTCGAGTTCCGCGCGCCCGACTCCTCCGGCAACCCGTACCTCGCCTTCTCGGCGCTGCTCCTCGCGGGCCTCGACGGCATCAAGAACAAGATCGAGCCGGCCGAGCCGATCGACAAGGACCTCTACGAGCTGGCTCCCGAGGAGCACGCGGGCGTCGCGCAGGTCCCGACCTCGCTCCCGGCCGTCCTCGACCGCCTTGAGGCCGACCACGAGTTCCTGCTCGCGGGCAACGTCTTCACGCCGGACCTGATCGAGACCTGGATCGACTTCAAGCGCACCAACGAGATCGCTCCGCTGCAGCTGCGTCCGCACCCGCACGAGTTCGAGCTGTACTACGACGTGTAA
- a CDS encoding RDD family protein, with amino-acid sequence MDNRDAIGSWLSGPREALEKAGVELGYRGEQLGLPEHGPGSIARPGRRLGALAVDWALCLLIAYGLLTDGYNQATGNWALLLFFTLGVLTVGTVGFTPGKRLFGLRIVPENGGRPNPLRVVLRTALLCVAIPALIWDRDGRGLHDRLARTIEVRS; translated from the coding sequence GTGGACAACAGGGATGCAATCGGATCATGGCTCTCCGGACCCCGCGAGGCCTTGGAGAAAGCCGGTGTGGAGCTCGGCTACCGCGGTGAGCAGCTCGGTCTGCCCGAGCACGGCCCCGGCTCGATCGCCCGCCCCGGACGCCGCCTCGGTGCCCTCGCCGTCGACTGGGCCCTCTGCCTCTTGATCGCATACGGCCTGCTCACTGACGGCTACAACCAGGCCACCGGCAACTGGGCCCTGCTCCTCTTCTTCACCCTCGGCGTCCTCACCGTCGGCACGGTCGGCTTCACCCCCGGCAAGCGCCTGTTCGGCCTGCGGATCGTCCCCGAGAACGGCGGCCGTCCGAACCCCCTGCGCGTCGTCCTGCGCACCGCGCTCCTGTGCGTGGCCATCCCGGCCCTGATCTGGGACCGCGACGGCCGGGGCCTGCACGACCGCCTGGCCCGCACGATCGAGGTCCGCAGCTAG
- a CDS encoding acyl-CoA dehydrogenase family protein, which yields MSHDSKSTIVARAPQVAEIAAQYSDEAETARQLSPQVVRAVRDAGFARHFVPAAHGGETGGFAELTSAVALVGEGCTSAAWAASLAAYAGRYAAFLPEAGQAEIWAEGPDVVLAGALMPSGKAEPVAGGWRLSGEWKYISGVHFADWALACAAVPAKDAENPPERPEVLFFAVPRADFSIEDTWSTVGMRGTGSHTLLLSDVFVPDHLTLPRSAVHAGRAPASDARCHIVPMYAVNALPFAAPLIGAARGALRAWIARTGQRVDRRGRAVREMPSAQVSLARSAAEVDAAELLILRTAAVADGTECPPEGEAAVRGARDLALAVELLVSAVDRVFRASGTSGQSSSDPVQRFWRDVNSAASHVALSFETTGAAYGAWALSDDKGGKGDKRTEPVR from the coding sequence ATGTCGCACGACAGCAAGTCGACGATCGTGGCCCGAGCGCCGCAGGTAGCCGAAATCGCGGCCCAGTACAGCGACGAGGCGGAAACCGCCCGTCAGCTCTCGCCGCAGGTGGTCCGCGCGGTGCGGGACGCCGGGTTCGCGCGGCACTTCGTACCGGCCGCCCACGGCGGCGAGACCGGCGGTTTCGCCGAGCTGACCTCGGCGGTGGCGCTGGTCGGAGAAGGGTGTACGTCAGCGGCCTGGGCGGCCTCGCTGGCCGCATACGCCGGGCGGTACGCGGCGTTCCTGCCCGAGGCGGGGCAGGCGGAGATCTGGGCGGAGGGACCGGACGTGGTGCTGGCCGGCGCGCTCATGCCGTCCGGCAAGGCGGAGCCCGTCGCCGGCGGCTGGCGGCTGAGCGGTGAGTGGAAGTACATCAGCGGGGTGCACTTCGCCGACTGGGCGCTCGCCTGCGCGGCCGTACCGGCCAAGGACGCCGAGAACCCCCCGGAGCGGCCCGAGGTGCTGTTCTTCGCGGTGCCGCGCGCCGATTTCTCCATCGAGGACACCTGGTCCACCGTCGGCATGCGCGGCACCGGCAGCCACACCCTCCTCCTCTCCGACGTCTTCGTGCCCGATCACCTGACCCTGCCGCGGTCGGCCGTCCACGCAGGGCGCGCGCCCGCGTCCGACGCCCGCTGCCACATCGTCCCGATGTACGCCGTGAACGCCCTGCCCTTCGCCGCTCCGCTGATCGGGGCCGCCCGAGGCGCACTGCGCGCCTGGATCGCGCGGACCGGACAGCGCGTCGACCGCCGGGGACGGGCCGTCCGGGAGATGCCGTCGGCGCAGGTCTCGCTGGCCCGCTCGGCCGCCGAGGTGGACGCCGCGGAACTCCTCATCCTGCGGACGGCGGCGGTGGCCGACGGAACGGAGTGTCCGCCGGAGGGCGAGGCGGCGGTCCGGGGCGCCCGGGACCTCGCACTGGCGGTGGAACTGCTCGTCTCGGCGGTCGACCGGGTCTTCCGCGCGAGCGGGACGTCGGGGCAGTCCTCGTCCGACCCCGTACAGCGGTTCTGGAGGGATGTGAACAGCGCCGCCTCGCACGTGGCGCTGTCCTTCGAGACCACCGGTGCGGCCTACGGCGCCTGGGCGCTGTCCGACGACAAGGGGGGCAAGGGGGACAAGCGGACGGAGCCGGTGCGATGA
- a CDS encoding flavin reductase family protein: MVQQIDGGSAAITDRQDAVDAEVAPEQFRAAMARFPSGVVVVTTRCADGTPRGFTASSFCSVSLEPPMILVCLANSADSAASFECCDRFAVSVLAPDHRPLALRFATKGSDKFASGGLCLSPDGLPTVERALSELDCAAHARHPAGDHTVLIGRVKGVRLGEGSPMVYYDRSFRTLA; this comes from the coding sequence ATGGTTCAGCAGATCGATGGCGGTTCGGCCGCCATCACGGATCGCCAGGACGCGGTGGACGCCGAGGTGGCCCCCGAGCAGTTCCGCGCCGCGATGGCGCGCTTCCCCTCGGGCGTGGTCGTGGTGACCACCCGTTGCGCGGACGGCACCCCCCGGGGATTCACGGCCAGCTCCTTCTGCTCGGTGTCGCTGGAGCCGCCGATGATCCTCGTGTGCCTGGCGAACTCGGCCGACTCGGCAGCGTCGTTCGAGTGCTGCGACCGTTTCGCGGTGAGTGTGCTGGCCCCGGACCACCGCCCGCTCGCACTGCGCTTCGCCACCAAGGGCAGCGACAAGTTCGCGTCGGGCGGGCTGTGCCTCAGCCCCGACGGGCTGCCGACGGTCGAGCGGGCGCTGTCCGAGCTGGACTGCGCGGCACACGCCCGTCACCCGGCCGGGGACCACACGGTCCTGATAGGCCGGGTGAAAGGCGTCCGCCTCGGTGAGGGATCCCCGATGGTGTACTACGACCGGTCGTTCAGAACCCTGGCCTGA
- a CDS encoding DUF4191 domain-containing protein has translation MARKESAADAAAEPGRLKQIALTYKMTRKADSKIGLVLAAVGIATLGVFLAIGFLIGHPIYVGIFGLLLAFLATAIVFGRRAERAAFGQMEGQPGAAAAVLDNIGRGWTTTPAVAMNRSQDVVHRAVGKAGIVLVAEGNPNRVKSLLAAEKKKMARIVSDVPVHDILVGTGEGQVELKKLRTTMLKLPRVLSGPQVTTTNDRLRAMGDLMSNMPLPKGPMPKGMRMPRGGKMR, from the coding sequence ATGGCGAGGAAGGAAAGCGCAGCGGACGCCGCTGCCGAACCCGGGCGACTCAAGCAGATCGCTCTGACTTACAAGATGACCCGCAAGGCCGACTCCAAGATCGGTCTTGTACTCGCGGCTGTCGGAATTGCCACCCTTGGTGTCTTCCTCGCGATCGGCTTCTTGATCGGCCACCCGATCTATGTCGGCATTTTCGGCCTCCTGCTCGCCTTCCTCGCGACGGCGATCGTCTTCGGGCGCAGGGCCGAGCGGGCCGCGTTCGGGCAGATGGAGGGCCAGCCGGGCGCAGCCGCTGCCGTGCTGGACAACATCGGCCGAGGCTGGACCACGACCCCCGCGGTGGCGATGAACCGCAGCCAGGACGTGGTGCACCGCGCGGTCGGCAAGGCCGGCATCGTGCTGGTGGCCGAGGGCAACCCGAACCGGGTGAAGAGCCTGCTGGCCGCCGAGAAGAAGAAGATGGCGCGGATCGTCTCGGACGTCCCGGTGCACGACATTCTCGTGGGCACCGGCGAGGGTCAGGTCGAGCTCAAGAAGCTCCGCACGACGATGCTGAAGCTGCCGCGGGTCCTTTCCGGCCCGCAGGTCACCACGACCAACGACCGGCTGCGCGCGATGGGCGACCTGATGAGCAACATGCCGCTGCCGAAGGGTCCTATGCCCAAGGGGATGCGCATGCCGCGCGGCGGCAAGATGCGCTGA
- the lipA gene encoding lipoyl synthase, with product MSAVAPDGRKMLRLEVRNAQTPIERKPEWIKTRAKMGPEYTKMQALVKSEGLHTVCQEAGCPNIYECWEDREATFLIGGDQCTRRCDFCQIDTGKPEALDRDEPRRVGESVVTMDLNYATITGVARDDLADGGAWLYAETVRQIHAQTSGREAGRTKVELLAPDFNAEPDQLAEVFSSRPEVFAHNVETVPRIFKRIRPGFRYERSLKVITEARDYGLVTKSNLILGMGETREEVSEALRQLHEAGCELITITQYLRPSVRHHPVERWVKPHEFVELKDEAEQIGFSGVMSGPLVRSSYRAGRLYQMAVEKRGAYVASQAV from the coding sequence GTGTCCGCAGTCGCACCCGACGGACGCAAGATGCTGCGCCTGGAGGTCCGGAACGCCCAGACCCCCATCGAGCGCAAGCCCGAGTGGATCAAGACCCGGGCGAAAATGGGTCCCGAGTACACGAAGATGCAAGCCCTCGTGAAGAGCGAGGGTCTGCACACGGTCTGCCAGGAGGCGGGCTGCCCCAACATCTACGAGTGCTGGGAAGACCGCGAGGCCACGTTCCTCATCGGGGGAGACCAGTGCACCCGGCGCTGCGACTTCTGCCAGATCGACACCGGCAAGCCCGAGGCGCTGGACCGCGACGAGCCCCGCCGGGTCGGCGAGTCCGTCGTCACGATGGACCTGAACTACGCCACGATCACCGGCGTCGCCCGCGACGACCTGGCGGACGGCGGCGCCTGGCTGTACGCCGAGACGGTCCGCCAGATCCACGCCCAGACCTCGGGCCGGGAGGCCGGCCGCACCAAGGTCGAGCTGCTCGCCCCCGACTTCAACGCCGAGCCCGACCAGCTGGCCGAGGTCTTCTCCTCGCGCCCGGAGGTCTTCGCGCACAACGTCGAGACGGTCCCCCGGATCTTCAAGCGCATCCGCCCCGGCTTCCGCTACGAGCGCTCGCTGAAGGTCATCACCGAGGCCCGCGACTACGGTCTGGTCACGAAGTCGAACCTGATCCTCGGCATGGGCGAGACCCGCGAGGAGGTCAGCGAGGCGCTCCGCCAGCTGCACGAGGCGGGCTGCGAGCTGATCACGATCACGCAGTACCTGCGTCCCTCGGTGCGTCACCACCCCGTCGAGCGCTGGGTCAAGCCGCACGAGTTCGTGGAGCTGAAGGACGAGGCCGAGCAGATCGGCTTCTCCGGTGTCATGTCCGGCCCGCTGGTGCGTTCCTCGTACCGCGCCGGGCGGCTGTACCAGATGGCCGTCGAGAAGCGTGGCGCGTACGTCGCCTCACAGGCGGTCTGA
- the lipB gene encoding lipoyl(octanoyl) transferase LipB, which produces MSELRFVRMGFGAEAVEYQEAWDEQRRVHAARFLDEAPDTCLLLEHPPVYTAGRRTADNERPLDGTPVIDVDRGGKITWHGPGQLVGYPIQKLPRPVDVVAHVRRLEEALIRTCAEFGLETSRVEGRSGVWVLGDPVDQRPALGGLSLDFDPRLHDEEFDARLNGPEYAPSNAGQRREDRKIAAIGIRVAKGVTMHGFALNVNPDNVWFDRIIPCGIRDAGVTSLANELGRDVTIADVLPVVERHLKDVLENAELLPREIERASA; this is translated from the coding sequence GTGAGTGAGTTGCGGTTCGTCCGTATGGGATTCGGTGCGGAGGCCGTCGAGTACCAGGAGGCGTGGGACGAGCAGCGGCGCGTACATGCCGCCCGTTTCCTGGACGAGGCCCCCGACACCTGTCTCCTCCTGGAGCACCCGCCGGTCTACACGGCGGGCAGGCGCACGGCGGACAACGAGCGGCCCCTCGACGGCACCCCGGTCATCGACGTGGACCGCGGCGGCAAGATCACCTGGCACGGACCGGGCCAGCTGGTGGGCTACCCGATCCAGAAGCTGCCGCGCCCGGTGGACGTCGTAGCACATGTACGCCGCCTGGAAGAGGCTCTTATCCGTACGTGTGCGGAGTTCGGCCTGGAGACCAGCCGCGTCGAAGGGCGCAGCGGGGTCTGGGTGCTGGGCGACCCGGTGGATCAGCGCCCCGCGCTGGGCGGCCTCTCCCTGGACTTCGACCCGCGGCTGCACGACGAGGAGTTCGACGCCCGGCTCAACGGCCCCGAGTACGCCCCCTCCAACGCCGGCCAGCGCCGCGAGGACCGCAAGATCGCGGCGATCGGCATCCGGGTGGCCAAGGGCGTGACGATGCACGGCTTCGCGCTGAACGTGAACCCGGACAACGTGTGGTTCGACCGCATCATCCCGTGCGGCATCCGTGACGCCGGCGTCACGTCCCTGGCGAACGAACTGGGCCGCGACGTGACGATCGCCGACGTCCTGCCGGTGGTCGAGCGGCACCTGAAGGACGTACTGGAGAATGCGGAACTGCTGCCCCGGGAGATCGAGCGGGCGTCTGCGTAG
- a CDS encoding regulator: MTERPAQRTPNRQLAALIAEAGFSNAGLARRVDQLGLEHGLDLRYDKTSVTRWLRGQQPRGTTPALIAEVFTRRLGRRLSAQDLGLDACAPVYAGLEFAATPEEAVDIVSGLWRKDSGSHAELRKIAFTPAGLVVPSRDWLIGKADDRVSRGEPGPGRVPVQGRPAVPRQRNQTERGPGQKVTGGDIAALRSVGELFRTLDHAYGGGHARQALVRYLEHEAEPMLRGAYGEQTGRRLFAATADLTRLAGWTSYDIAAHGLAQRYFVQALRLAQAAGDRAYGSYVLVTMSRQAVYLGHGREAVQLARVAQQGVGSAAPPVIQAMLHAVEARGHGVLGEVRACTASLVRAERALEAARSGDEVPYWARHFDEAQLADEFGHCHRDLQQYRAAAQHAERSLQLRAPGYARSRLFCRVVLASARLGLGELDQACQLGAEAAGQAVEMRSVRAVEYVRDFERRLEPYRDAAPVRGYRERVAALG; this comes from the coding sequence ATGACGGAACGACCCGCGCAGCGCACCCCCAACCGCCAGCTCGCCGCGCTCATCGCAGAAGCGGGGTTCTCCAACGCAGGTCTCGCCCGTCGCGTGGACCAGCTCGGCCTCGAACACGGCCTGGACCTGAGATACGACAAGACCTCGGTCACCCGGTGGCTGCGCGGCCAGCAGCCGAGAGGGACCACGCCCGCACTCATCGCCGAGGTGTTCACCCGCCGCCTCGGACGCCGGCTCAGCGCACAGGACCTAGGACTCGACGCGTGCGCCCCGGTGTACGCCGGGCTCGAGTTCGCCGCGACCCCCGAGGAAGCCGTCGACATCGTCAGCGGCCTCTGGCGCAAGGACTCCGGCAGCCACGCCGAGCTGCGCAAGATCGCCTTCACCCCGGCGGGACTCGTCGTCCCCAGCCGGGACTGGCTCATCGGGAAGGCCGACGACCGGGTGAGCCGCGGCGAACCCGGGCCCGGACGCGTCCCCGTGCAGGGCCGCCCCGCCGTGCCCCGGCAGCGCAACCAGACCGAGCGCGGCCCCGGCCAGAAGGTCACCGGCGGCGACATCGCCGCGCTGCGCTCGGTGGGCGAACTGTTCCGCACCCTCGACCACGCCTACGGCGGCGGACATGCACGCCAGGCCCTGGTCCGCTACCTGGAGCACGAGGCCGAGCCGATGCTGCGCGGCGCGTACGGCGAGCAGACCGGGCGGCGCCTGTTCGCCGCCACCGCCGACCTCACCAGGCTCGCCGGCTGGACCTCGTACGACATCGCCGCGCACGGGCTCGCCCAGCGGTACTTCGTCCAGGCGCTGCGCCTCGCGCAGGCGGCAGGGGACCGGGCGTACGGCTCCTACGTCCTGGTGACGATGAGCAGGCAGGCCGTCTATCTGGGACACGGGCGGGAGGCCGTGCAGCTCGCGCGGGTCGCCCAGCAGGGCGTCGGGTCGGCGGCGCCGCCCGTGATCCAGGCGATGCTGCACGCCGTCGAGGCACGCGGGCACGGGGTGCTGGGGGAGGTGCGGGCCTGCACGGCGTCCCTGGTGCGCGCCGAACGAGCCCTGGAGGCGGCCCGCTCCGGCGACGAAGTCCCCTACTGGGCACGGCACTTCGACGAGGCGCAGCTCGCCGACGAGTTCGGGCACTGCCATCGGGACCTCCAGCAGTACCGGGCCGCCGCGCAGCACGCCGAGCGCTCGCTGCAGTTGCGGGCGCCCGGCTATGCGCGCAGCCGGCTGTTCTGCCGGGTGGTGCTCGCCTCGGCGCGGCTCGGGCTCGGGGAGCTCGACCAGGCCTGCCAGTTGGGCGCCGAGGCCGCCGGTCAGGCGGTGGAGATGCGGTCGGTACGGGCTGTCGAGTACGTACGGGACTTCGAGCGGCGGCTCGAGCCGTACCGGGACGCGGCGCCCGTACGCGGGTACCGCGAGCGGGTGGCGGCGCTGGGCTGA
- a CDS encoding NAD(P)/FAD-dependent oxidoreductase → MLEPARLAQDVDVVIVGAGVAGLAAAQHLTRAGLTATVLEAAQNVGGRMSTEKVDGFRLDRTGRLLSTAYPELRITPGLNTLTLRPFSPGVLLHSDGLHHRTAAPSAPRSARGALTAARALASAPRLPRPRPPGGAPRPGPLGGPMDQTRLSTALARLAAVPPARLLARPDLPAAQALAARGLPPRTVDGFLRPLLAALLCDPALQTSSRCADLALHSFATGRLCLPEGGADTLPELLAASLPPGTVHTGVQVRTVSTTSVTTRDHGELTCRAVLLATGARAAAELLPGLHLPAFHPVTVLHHTTDEPPLSEGALLLDSDRSGPVAHTAVISQVDATRAPAGRALISSTVLGTPPAAAHLDAAVRAQLARLYGTSTSRWELLAVHHDPEAVPAMPPPHDLRRPVRLLAGLYVCGDHRDTSTVQGALHSARRAAHAVLMDLGSSRPALLEEPLESAA, encoded by the coding sequence GTGCTAGAGCCCGCTCGCCTGGCGCAAGACGTGGACGTCGTCATCGTGGGAGCCGGGGTCGCCGGCCTCGCAGCCGCCCAGCATCTGACCAGGGCAGGCCTCACGGCCACCGTCCTGGAGGCCGCCCAGAACGTGGGCGGCCGCATGTCCACGGAGAAAGTCGACGGCTTCCGGCTCGACCGCACGGGCCGGCTCCTCTCCACGGCGTACCCCGAACTACGCATCACCCCGGGCCTGAACACCCTGACCCTGCGCCCGTTCTCGCCGGGCGTCCTGCTGCACAGCGACGGCCTGCACCACCGCACGGCCGCCCCCAGCGCCCCCCGGAGCGCGAGGGGCGCACTCACCGCCGCGCGCGCCCTCGCGAGCGCCCCCCGCCTCCCCCGGCCACGCCCCCCGGGCGGAGCCCCCCGCCCCGGCCCCCTCGGTGGCCCCATGGACCAGACCCGCCTCTCCACCGCGCTCGCCCGTCTCGCCGCCGTCCCACCGGCCCGCCTCCTCGCCCGACCGGACCTCCCCGCCGCACAGGCGCTGGCCGCCCGGGGCCTCCCGCCCCGCACGGTCGACGGCTTCCTACGTCCTCTCCTCGCCGCACTGCTCTGCGATCCGGCGCTCCAGACCTCCAGCCGCTGTGCGGACCTGGCGCTGCATTCCTTCGCGACGGGCCGGCTGTGTCTGCCGGAGGGCGGCGCCGACACACTCCCGGAACTTCTCGCGGCCTCACTCCCGCCGGGCACGGTCCACACAGGCGTCCAGGTCCGCACGGTCTCCACGACCAGCGTGACGACGCGGGACCACGGCGAACTCACCTGCCGGGCCGTCCTGTTGGCGACCGGGGCGCGGGCCGCCGCCGAGTTGCTGCCCGGGCTGCACCTGCCCGCCTTCCATCCGGTGACGGTCCTGCACCACACCACGGACGAGCCCCCGCTCTCGGAGGGGGCCCTGCTCCTGGACTCGGACCGGAGCGGCCCGGTGGCGCACACGGCGGTCATCAGCCAGGTGGACGCGACCCGCGCGCCGGCCGGACGGGCCCTCATCTCCTCGACCGTGCTCGGCACTCCGCCGGCCGCCGCCCACCTGGACGCGGCGGTCCGCGCCCAACTGGCCCGCCTCTACGGGACGTCGACCTCGCGCTGGGAACTCCTCGCGGTCCATCACGACCCCGAGGCGGTCCCCGCGATGCCCCCGCCGCACGACCTGCGCCGCCCGGTACGGCTCCTGGCGGGGCTGTACGTCTGCGGCGACCACCGCGACACGAGCACGGTCCAGGGCGCGCTCCACTCGGCCCGCCGGGCGGCCCACGCCGTGCTCATGGACCTGGGCTCCTCCCGCCCGGCCTTACTGGAGGAGCCCCTGGAGTCGGCGGCCTGA
- a CDS encoding peptidoglycan recognition protein has protein sequence MIAVLLLVVCAVRVGRTGDRPARPPVAARPAVVHPAAKPPIVPRSRWLDAESTHDQPPARYDDRVVAVFVHHTDSPNGYDCADAPRIIRYLYAGQTGARQWDDIGYNFLVDRCGTIYEGRAGGVDRPVTGAHAQGFNHRTAGVAAIGTFTAGTPVPRAMTDAIAALTAWKLGLSDVDPRATVRLTSSNNLARFAAGTSAVLPTLAGHNDGFMTSCPGAALTARLPAIRELAARLQGR, from the coding sequence ATGATCGCCGTCCTGCTCCTTGTCGTGTGCGCCGTACGGGTGGGTCGTACGGGGGACCGTCCCGCGCGGCCGCCGGTCGCCGCCCGGCCCGCCGTGGTCCACCCCGCGGCCAAGCCGCCCATCGTGCCGCGGTCGCGGTGGCTGGACGCCGAGAGCACCCACGACCAGCCGCCCGCCCGTTACGACGACCGGGTCGTCGCCGTCTTCGTCCACCACACCGACTCGCCGAACGGGTACGACTGCGCCGACGCGCCCCGCATCATCCGCTATCTGTACGCCGGGCAGACCGGTGCCCGGCAGTGGGACGACATCGGGTACAACTTCCTCGTCGATCGCTGCGGCACGATCTACGAGGGCCGCGCGGGGGGTGTCGACCGGCCCGTCACCGGGGCGCACGCGCAGGGCTTCAACCATCGCACCGCCGGGGTCGCGGCGATCGGTACGTTCACGGCGGGTACGCCGGTGCCGCGGGCGATGACCGATGCGATCGCCGCGCTCACCGCGTGGAAGCTCGGACTCTCGGACGTCGATCCGCGTGCCACGGTCCGGCTGACCTCCAGCAACAACCTCGCCCGGTTCGCCGCCGGGACGTCCGCCGTGCTGCCCACCCTGGCCGGCCACAACGACGGCTTCATGACCAGCTGCCCGGGCGCCGCGCTGACGGCCCGCCTGCCGGCGATACGGGAACTGGCGGCGCGCCTTCAGGGGCGGTGA